In a genomic window of Muntiacus reevesi chromosome 1, mMunRee1.1, whole genome shotgun sequence:
- the LOC136175697 gene encoding protein S100-A15A-like — MTDTPVEESLFQIIHCYHEYAAREGDVETLSLEELKALLTDNVPRFMETLGQATLSPLTAPVLPPAGRGAPGLHCGVVLGCVADPPLTPQGRKEPYYITQLFQAADKNQDNQICFEEFLYILGKLVKDYHLQYHQQLCAHYCTQHSLY, encoded by the exons ATGACGGACACACCAGTGGAGGAATCCCTCTTCCAAATCATCCACTGCTACCATGAGTACGCTGCCCGGGAAGGGGATGTAGAGACACTGTCGCTGGAGGAGCTGAAGGCTCTGCTCACGGACAACGTGCCCCGCTTCATGGAGACCTTG ggccAGGCCACACTCTCCCCACTgaccgcccccgtcctcccaccAGCAGGCCGAGGAGCGCCTGGCCTTCACTGCGGGGTGGTGCTGGGGTGCGTGGCTGACCCTCCACTCACTCCCCAGGGCCGGAAGGAGCCGTACTACATCACACAGTTGTTCCAGGCGGCAGACAAGAACCAGGACAACCAGATCTGCTTTGAGGAGTTCCTCTACATCTTGGGCAAGCTGGTGAAGGACTACCACCTGCAGTACCACCAGCAGCTGTGTGCCCACTACTGCACCCAGCACAGCCTCTACTAG
- the S100A8 gene encoding protein S100-A8, with translation MLTDLESAINSLIEVYHKYSLLKGNYHAIYRDDLKKLLETECPKYMKKKDADTWFKELDINQDGGVNFEEFMVLVIKVGLATHEDIHKE, from the exons ATGCTGACGGATCTGGAGAGTGCCATCAACTCCCTGATTGAAGTCTACCACAAGTACTCCCTGCTGAAAGGGAATTACCACGCCATCTATAGGGATGACTTGAAGAAATTGTTAGAGACAGAGTGTCCTAAGTATATGAAG AAAAAGGATGCAGACACTtggttcaaagagttggacatcaatCAGGATGGTGGAGTTAACTTCGAGGAGTTCATGGTGCTGGTGATAAAGGTGGGCCTGGCAACCCATGAAGACATTCACAAAGAATAG